A single window of Drosophila suzukii chromosome 3, CBGP_Dsuzu_IsoJpt1.0, whole genome shotgun sequence DNA harbors:
- the LOC108012566 gene encoding uncharacterized protein — MSILVNNSDSDSEDNDSFHSFNQSEPSWEDLSLSLSESDCDSAADFESGSEHETSMENVERTIEEPGQLAQDDGLSPGPTYSGVILKPKSLDLEVHSSDSSACDGISTGKATQVTGRFKTPKKFNISPVSQEKPAPVFCCPREVPQLASNQVPSKELFSLDQPASVLKEHLTSNRQTEALQKYAFTEIWVGSQQKPSQPKTSRLQEFSVALEAYFEKDSSKKKSDINSEAIKELEPSKILKAPPKSVKSVEEEYVSPFPSVSVHPAPKVSPLMKGAKAPITVPAGFDLTRLVEMKNPNHWHRRPNMRTGDRIY; from the exons TTCTTGTGAATAATAGTGACTCGGACTCGGAGGACAATGACTCCTTCCACTCCTTCAACCAGAGCGAGCCGTCCTGGGAGGACCTAAGCCTGTCTCTGTCGGAGAGCGACTGCGACAGCGCCGCGGACTTTGAGTCGGGATCAGAGCATGAGACTTCGATGGAGAATGTGGAGAGAACG ATCGAGGAACCCGGGCAGTTGGCCCAGGACGATGGTCTGTCTCCTGGGCCGACCTATTCGGGGGTAATTTTGAAGCCAAAGTCGCTCGACTTGGAGGTCCATTCCAGTGATTCATCCGCCTGCGATGGCATCTCCACCGGCAAGGCCACCCAGGTGACGGGTCGTTTCAAGACACCCAAAAAGTTTAACATCTCGCCCGTAAGTCAGGAGAAGCCGGCTCCCGTGTTCTGTTGCCCCAGGGAGGTGCCACAACTCGCCTCGAATCAGGTGCCCAGCAAGGAACTCTTCAGTCTAGACCAACCGGCATCGGTGCTGAAGGAGCACCTGACCAGCAACCGCCAAACGGAGGCCTTGCAAAAGTACGCCTTCACCGAGATTTGGGTGGGTTCGCAACAGAAACCCAGCCAGCCCAAGACTTCTCGCCTGCAGGAGTTTTCCGTGGCCCTGGAGGCCTACTTTGAAAAGGATTCTTCCAAAAAGAAAAGTGACATCAATTCGGAGGCTATCAAGGAATTGGAGCCATCAAAA ATCCTTAAGGCTCCTCCGAAGAGTGTCAAGTCCGTGGAGGAGGAGTATGTGTCTCCCTTCCCGAGTGTGTCAGTGCATCCAGCTCCAAAGGTATCGCCCCTGATGAAGGGAGCCAAGGCGCCTATTACAGTACCGGCTGGCTTTGATTTGACCCGATTGGTTGAGATGAAGAATCCCAACCACTGGCACCGCCGACCCAACAT